A genomic window from Pontibacillus halophilus JSM 076056 = DSM 19796 includes:
- a CDS encoding AraC family transcriptional regulator: MQTLRFQAPPYPTFITGGKATFPRNHKHFHHSLPVFDLLYVRSGTLFLTEGNNRYSIYPGEYIIFTPNVEHYGHRVCEEETEFYWIHFDTETKAEWTNQEATEWREIIHKEASYTTPASYTLHLPKHGRYPADQQLERLIDQLLLQHESKDPMERMKEQQTFQQFLIWTQQAALHIPNAAQLKAEELIRYIEEHYDQQLEIREIAKELALHPDYLTRVMKQATGVTPNEYLTQYRLTRAKQLLSTTEWTIAEVSTQVGIQDHAYFSRLFKRKEGRTPKEYRRFVQSTS, from the coding sequence ATGCAGACATTACGCTTTCAAGCACCACCCTATCCGACATTTATTACAGGGGGGAAGGCCACATTCCCAAGAAATCACAAGCATTTTCATCATTCGTTACCCGTATTTGATTTACTTTATGTTCGTTCTGGCACGCTTTTTCTTACTGAGGGGAATAACCGCTATTCGATATATCCTGGGGAGTATATCATCTTCACGCCTAATGTGGAACACTACGGGCATCGCGTCTGCGAAGAGGAAACCGAATTTTACTGGATTCACTTCGATACGGAAACAAAGGCAGAATGGACCAATCAGGAAGCTACGGAATGGAGGGAGATTATCCATAAAGAAGCGTCCTACACGACCCCAGCTTCCTATACTCTCCATTTGCCGAAGCATGGTCGCTATCCTGCCGATCAGCAGCTTGAACGCCTTATTGATCAACTCCTTCTTCAGCATGAAAGTAAAGACCCAATGGAAAGGATGAAAGAACAGCAGACGTTCCAGCAATTTCTCATCTGGACTCAACAGGCTGCGTTGCATATTCCAAATGCGGCACAATTAAAAGCGGAAGAATTAATCCGTTATATTGAAGAACATTACGATCAACAACTAGAGATTCGTGAGATTGCGAAGGAACTTGCCTTGCATCCAGATTACTTAACTCGAGTCATGAAGCAAGCAACAGGTGTGACGCCGAATGAGTACCTAACACAATACCGCTTAACGAGAGCCAAGCAGCTCCTTTCAACAACAGAGTGGACCATTGCCGAAGTGTCCACCCAAGTTGGCATTCAAGACCATGCGTACTTCTCGAGACTGTTCAAACGTAAGGAAGGGCGCACTCCAAAGGAGTATCGACGCTTCGTTCAATCTACCTCCTAG
- a CDS encoding MATE family efflux transporter: MKKQDATKMTLFALSWPIFIEVMLHMLMGNADTLMLSQYSDDAVAAVGVSNQLLSVMIVMFGFITMGAGILVAQYLGANNPTRASTIVMTSISINLWFSLLLSVLVYLFSERLLALMDLPQELVGEASLYLSLVGGLIFVQALIMTIGTILRSYGYTKDSMMVTIGMNILNVIGNYFVIFGPFGFPVLGVKGVAFVTIGSRFIGLIALFLLLYRRSGRSLPFRSFFSYNGKDVKDLLHIGVPAAGEQVSYNASQITITYFVAQLGTVAITTKVYAQNIMMFIFLSAVAIGQGTQILVGHLVGSRDLEGAYRRGFRSAGLSIAITVSIATIVYFASEPLLHIFTSNEEIVQLGQILLLMTIVMEPGRATNLVLVNSLRATGDVRFPVVVGIISMWGVSVLFAWFFGLYLNLGLPGIWIGLIADEWVRGIVMAIRWKRKTWMKKAFVEEEEATSVQSSL, from the coding sequence ATGAAGAAACAAGATGCTACTAAAATGACGTTATTCGCCTTAAGCTGGCCCATTTTCATTGAAGTGATGCTTCACATGTTAATGGGGAATGCGGATACCTTGATGCTCAGCCAATATTCAGACGATGCAGTTGCTGCAGTCGGTGTCTCGAATCAATTGCTCTCTGTCATGATTGTTATGTTTGGATTTATTACGATGGGAGCCGGGATTTTAGTTGCGCAATATCTAGGTGCAAACAACCCCACTCGCGCTTCTACCATTGTGATGACTTCCATCAGCATTAATTTGTGGTTCTCCTTACTCTTAAGCGTTCTTGTCTATCTCTTTTCAGAGCGACTTCTGGCTTTAATGGACTTGCCTCAGGAATTAGTGGGAGAAGCGAGTCTTTACCTCTCACTTGTAGGTGGCCTCATCTTCGTTCAGGCTTTAATTATGACGATTGGTACCATTCTAAGGAGCTATGGGTATACGAAAGATTCCATGATGGTCACGATAGGGATGAACATACTTAATGTCATCGGAAACTACTTTGTCATCTTCGGTCCATTCGGATTTCCCGTACTAGGGGTTAAAGGGGTAGCCTTCGTAACAATTGGAAGTCGCTTTATCGGATTGATTGCACTCTTCCTATTACTCTATCGCCGCAGCGGAAGGTCCCTTCCATTCCGTTCATTCTTCTCCTACAACGGGAAGGATGTGAAGGACTTGCTTCATATTGGCGTTCCCGCCGCTGGAGAACAAGTATCTTATAATGCGAGCCAAATCACCATTACTTACTTCGTTGCCCAACTCGGAACAGTCGCCATCACAACGAAAGTGTATGCGCAAAATATAATGATGTTCATTTTCTTATCAGCCGTGGCAATTGGTCAAGGCACACAAATCTTAGTTGGGCACTTGGTTGGAAGTCGTGATTTAGAGGGAGCCTATCGCCGTGGATTCAGGAGCGCAGGACTTTCTATTGCCATTACCGTTTCCATTGCAACGATTGTCTACTTCGCTAGTGAACCGCTCCTTCATATCTTCACAAGCAATGAAGAGATCGTCCAGCTTGGACAAATCTTATTACTTATGACGATTGTGATGGAACCTGGTCGTGCAACGAATCTCGTTCTTGTCAATTCGTTACGGGCAACTGGTGATGTTCGCTTTCCAGTTGTCGTTGGTATCATCTCCATGTGGGGCGTTAGCGTCTTATTTGCTTGGTTCTTCGGGTTATACCTTAACCTTGGACTTCCTGGGATCTGGATTGGTCTTATTGCAGACGAATGGGTTCGTGGAATCGTCATGGC
- a CDS encoding extracellular solute-binding protein: MKKWTKLMLASSLAVGVLAACGPQDEGASSEGSSNEKPEKLIVWEDQDKGKALEAAADKFTEDTGIEIEYKEYNITEIQENLALDGNTSNAPDVVTMSHDGIGPSVTKGYLQELDIDDETKALYTESSMDAMTYKDKVYGLPKAVETTVFIYNKDKLAEAPETMDEVYEVSKEAVQEDGQYGFLSTWDNFYFSHGVFHGFGSYVFGEGDDASDIGLNNESAVEALNYIDKWYDEGLFPSGLLGENASDVMSGQFNDGNAVAVQNGPWAFKDYEENGINIGVSPMPKLPNGERQGTYMGVKGWFVTSFAAQNGTSEYAQQFVEYITNAENAKARYEMTAEIPPLKELIEDEAWVSENPYAAAVMEQSKFGIAMPAIPEMAEVWEPMATAVSTTATDKAEAQEALDDAVNVINQQIEANHSGN; this comes from the coding sequence ATGAAAAAATGGACAAAGCTAATGCTTGCTTCTTCATTGGCTGTAGGTGTTCTTGCAGCTTGTGGTCCGCAGGATGAAGGAGCTTCAAGTGAAGGATCTAGCAATGAAAAGCCTGAAAAGCTTATCGTCTGGGAGGACCAAGACAAGGGGAAAGCGCTTGAAGCTGCAGCTGATAAGTTTACTGAAGACACAGGTATTGAGATTGAATATAAAGAGTACAACATTACAGAAATTCAAGAAAACCTAGCACTAGATGGCAACACAAGTAACGCACCGGACGTTGTCACAATGTCCCACGATGGCATCGGCCCATCCGTTACGAAAGGATACTTACAAGAACTAGATATTGATGACGAGACGAAAGCATTGTACACAGAGTCTTCAATGGATGCGATGACGTACAAAGACAAAGTGTACGGCCTGCCGAAAGCAGTTGAAACAACAGTCTTCATCTACAACAAGGACAAGCTAGCTGAAGCTCCAGAAACAATGGATGAAGTGTATGAAGTTTCTAAAGAAGCGGTTCAAGAGGACGGCCAATACGGATTCCTTTCTACTTGGGATAACTTCTACTTCTCACACGGAGTATTCCACGGCTTTGGGTCTTACGTATTTGGTGAAGGCGACGACGCTTCAGATATTGGGCTCAACAATGAAAGCGCTGTAGAAGCATTAAACTACATCGACAAATGGTATGACGAAGGGCTATTCCCAAGTGGCCTTCTTGGTGAGAATGCGTCTGATGTTATGAGTGGCCAGTTCAATGATGGCAATGCAGTAGCCGTTCAGAATGGTCCATGGGCATTCAAGGATTATGAGGAAAATGGAATCAACATCGGAGTTTCTCCAATGCCTAAATTGCCGAACGGTGAACGTCAAGGAACGTACATGGGCGTTAAAGGTTGGTTTGTTACAAGCTTCGCAGCTCAGAATGGTACTTCTGAATACGCACAGCAATTCGTTGAGTACATCACGAATGCTGAGAATGCGAAAGCTCGTTATGAAATGACTGCTGAGATTCCACCTCTTAAAGAACTAATTGAAGACGAAGCTTGGGTAAGTGAAAATCCTTACGCAGCTGCTGTAATGGAACAGTCTAAGTTTGGTATCGCGATGCCTGCTATCCCTGAAATGGCTGAAGTATGGGAGCCAATGGCAACAGCGGTTTCTACAACTGCAACAGATAAAGCTGAAGCACAAGAAGCGTTAGACGATGCTGTAAATGTCATCAACCAACAAATTGAAGCGAACCACTCTGGAAACTAA